The DNA segment AGGAAATGTTCAAGAAGGTGGCCGCGGACTTCGTCCAGGCGGAGGCGCCCACCACCATGCTGACCCAGCAGTTCCTCAAGAAGGAGACCTTCCTGCCGGATCTGTACGCCAAGATCGCCGGGCTGGGCTGGCTCGGCATGCTCATGCCCGAGCAGTACGGCGGCGCGGGGCTGTCCTACCTGGACTGCGGC comes from the Deltaproteobacteria bacterium genome and includes:
- a CDS encoding acyl-CoA dehydrogenase family protein, translated to MDLRLNEDQEMFKKVAADFVQAEAPTTMLTQQFLKKETFLPDLYAKIAGLGWLGMLMPEQYGGAGLSYLDCG